One window of Halorussus sp. MSC15.2 genomic DNA carries:
- a CDS encoding PQQ-binding-like beta-propeller repeat protein yields the protein MVSRETSRRTFLLGAGGLGGASRSAADTRAVGTTRVSATGQPAVGVPGIDTDHRVRWTFETDAAATVYPPVRTREALVTLVRSRSDGESQYEVCALDAETGQTRWRRELDGRSTFPKAADGLVYVVDGERLRALDANDGSDRWRVATGNLDYRNVVVGDGAVVTAADGRVTATDAAQGGELWTTELDGEDRLAGPLLDDERVYLGGTGGYYALGREDGRQRWVARTPEEERTWAAEVRDGLLVGWSDEAVYGLRVGDGTRRWRTPHERLPPHPAMGTVTADTVFVWGQSLAAIDVRTGEKRWTFGGDGDRGHGVETDGDGVYFSVGDGLVAVDAESGRERWRADTGSGNNYWGTVRDGLVYAVGRTGTAAIDAGSGDERWRLDFADDRGLWADVVGDLALVATQSGTLYAVDRPSPLATAPLAAAGRFATSPSGLGLFGLLGAGLLGVGYRRATRETPGSDSGAEFGRLDRLGGGPVTETYRERVRTPDGPTLVAETRVRDGVDTETRRPSPTPSSGGPTSPGRPTASFRFGNSTSARTATRFRGSGPPSSRAGRWPTHGRSRTASASKSSRASPGRSTRPTARARHTADSRPGTSSARRRTRASAT from the coding sequence ATGGTCTCCCGAGAGACGAGTCGGCGAACGTTCCTCCTCGGTGCAGGCGGACTCGGTGGCGCGAGTCGGTCCGCGGCGGACACCCGTGCGGTCGGTACAACCCGCGTGTCTGCGACGGGGCAACCGGCGGTTGGCGTTCCCGGTATCGACACCGACCACCGAGTTCGGTGGACGTTCGAGACCGACGCGGCGGCGACAGTCTACCCCCCGGTCAGGACCCGAGAAGCGCTCGTCACGCTCGTCCGGAGCAGGTCCGACGGGGAGTCGCAGTACGAGGTGTGCGCCCTCGACGCCGAAACGGGACAGACTCGCTGGCGACGCGAGTTGGACGGCCGCTCGACGTTTCCGAAGGCCGCCGACGGACTGGTGTACGTCGTGGACGGCGAGCGACTGCGGGCGCTCGACGCCAACGACGGCAGCGACCGGTGGCGAGTCGCCACGGGCAACCTCGATTACCGGAACGTCGTGGTCGGCGACGGCGCGGTCGTCACCGCCGCCGACGGACGCGTGACCGCCACCGACGCCGCCCAAGGCGGTGAGTTGTGGACGACCGAACTCGACGGCGAGGACCGACTCGCCGGTCCGTTGCTGGACGACGAGCGCGTCTACCTCGGCGGGACGGGCGGCTACTACGCGCTCGGCCGGGAGGACGGTCGTCAGCGGTGGGTCGCCCGGACGCCCGAGGAAGAGCGGACGTGGGCCGCCGAAGTGCGGGACGGCCTGCTGGTCGGGTGGTCCGACGAAGCGGTCTACGGACTCCGAGTCGGCGACGGAACCAGACGCTGGCGGACACCCCACGAGCGACTCCCGCCTCACCCCGCGATGGGCACCGTCACCGCCGACACCGTCTTCGTCTGGGGACAGTCGCTGGCCGCGATAGACGTCAGAACCGGCGAGAAGCGGTGGACCTTCGGCGGCGACGGCGACCGAGGCCACGGCGTCGAGACGGACGGAGACGGTGTCTACTTCTCGGTCGGCGACGGGTTGGTCGCGGTCGACGCCGAGTCGGGCCGCGAGCGCTGGCGCGCCGACACCGGAAGCGGGAACAACTACTGGGGGACCGTGCGAGACGGACTCGTCTACGCGGTCGGGAGAACCGGGACCGCCGCCATCGACGCCGGGTCGGGAGACGAACGCTGGAGACTCGACTTCGCGGACGACCGGGGACTCTGGGCCGACGTCGTCGGCGACCTCGCGCTGGTGGCGACCCAGAGCGGGACGCTGTACGCCGTGGACCGACCCTCGCCGCTCGCCACCGCACCGCTGGCCGCGGCCGGGCGATTCGCCACCTCCCCGTCGGGACTCGGACTGTTCGGCCTGCTCGGGGCCGGTCTCCTCGGCGTCGGCTACCGCCGAGCGACGCGCGAGACCCCCGGCAGCGACTCCGGTGCGGAGTTCGGCCGCCTCGACCGACTCGGCGGCGGTCCCGTCACCGAGACGTACCGCGAGCGCGTCCGGACGCCCGACGGGCCGACGCTGGTCGCCGAGACTCGCGTCCGCGACGGCGTGGACACCGAGACCCGGCGGCCGTCGCCGACGCCGTCGAGCGGTGGGCCGACCTCTCCGGGGCGGCCGACGGCGTCCTTCCGATTCGGGAATTCGACGTCGGCCCGGACGGCGACCCGGTTCCGTGGTTCCGGACCCCCTTCGTCGCGGGCGGGTCGCTGGCCGACTCATGGCCGGTCGCGGACCGCGAGCGCGTCGAAGTCGTCTCGGGCGTCGCCCGGGCGCTCCACGCGGCCCACCGCGAGGGCGCGGCACACGGCCGACTCGCGCCCCGGCACGTCTTCCGCGAGGCGTCGGACGAGGGCCAGCGCGACCTGA
- the phnE gene encoding phosphonate ABC transporter, permease protein PhnE, whose translation MSSSRIDETLQVLERRRRIRQLFAVAMLAVVLAATYFGLDFIGFDPKELWAQVPQEIEFIKSFVPPNFVDFTIYTEQNNITGLKAIPASFRNFGQPIVESVTSDSASLVRLSMVTIVLGFTGTVLGFPLALFFGVLGSEQVTPFPFNFIFRGAMSAIRAIPALVWILIYVPLAGINEVSAVLAIATDTVGNLGRLFTDELEEIEDGPIEAIQSTGASRPQVIGFGMLSQVSTSYVAWTLYILEINTRIAISLGVVGAGGIGRYIRLRQDLFKYQKAAAGIIMVFVIVISVELLSSRIRARLRPDEHESKSILDAIRDLADGSKWLGTGSNRP comes from the coding sequence ATGAGTAGTTCCCGAATCGACGAGACGCTGCAGGTGCTGGAGCGACGCCGACGCATCCGACAGTTGTTCGCCGTGGCCATGCTGGCGGTCGTCCTCGCGGCGACGTACTTCGGTCTCGACTTCATCGGCTTCGACCCGAAGGAACTCTGGGCGCAGGTGCCCCAAGAAATAGAGTTCATCAAGAGCTTCGTGCCGCCGAACTTCGTGGACTTCACCATCTACACCGAGCAGAACAACATCACCGGGCTGAAGGCGATTCCGGCCAGTTTCCGGAACTTCGGTCAGCCCATCGTCGAGAGCGTGACGAGCGACAGCGCGTCGCTGGTGCGACTCAGCATGGTGACCATCGTTCTCGGGTTCACCGGCACGGTACTGGGCTTCCCGCTCGCGCTGTTCTTCGGCGTGCTCGGGTCCGAACAGGTCACGCCGTTCCCGTTCAACTTCATCTTCCGCGGCGCGATGAGCGCGATTCGGGCGATTCCGGCGCTGGTCTGGATTCTCATCTACGTGCCGCTGGCGGGCATCAACGAGGTCAGCGCAGTGCTGGCCATCGCCACCGACACCGTCGGAAATCTCGGCCGACTGTTCACCGACGAACTCGAAGAAATCGAGGACGGACCCATCGAGGCCATCCAATCGACGGGGGCCTCGCGCCCGCAGGTCATCGGCTTCGGGATGCTGAGTCAGGTCTCGACCTCCTACGTCGCGTGGACGCTCTACATCCTCGAAATCAACACTCGCATCGCCATCAGTCTCGGCGTCGTCGGCGCGGGCGGCATCGGTCGGTACATCCGCCTGCGACAGGACCTGTTCAAGTATCAGAAGGCCGCGGCGGGCATCATCATGGTGTTCGTCATCGTCATCTCGGTGGAACTGCTCTCCTCGCGCATCCGCGCGCGACTCCGCCCGGACGAACACGAGAGCAAGTCCATCCTCGACGCCATCCGGGACCTCGCCGACGGAAGTAAGTGGCTCGGAACCGGCTCGAACCGGCCCTAA
- the phnC gene encoding phosphonate ABC transporter ATP-binding protein produces MPAVSLDNVTKVYGRDTVALEDISFEIPEGEFVVLLGPSGAGKSTMLRVLNGLTQPTEGEVIINEKPVGGERSEVGMVFQMHYLIESMSAFRNALTGALSRSNFAQSALTMYPDEDKRAALEALDTVGLLDEAGQRAGSMSGGQKQRVGIARALVQDPDLLLADEPVSSLDPKAAKDVMRYMKEAAKERNLTTVASLHQVNIAREFGDRFLGVRDGELIFDGDREDLTMDVVDQIYYGDDEAAKERAENLATTAPERGEDDE; encoded by the coding sequence ATGCCAGCAGTCTCACTCGATAACGTAACTAAGGTCTACGGGAGGGACACGGTCGCCTTGGAGGACATCAGCTTCGAGATTCCCGAAGGCGAGTTCGTGGTTCTCCTCGGTCCGTCGGGGGCGGGCAAGTCCACCATGCTACGCGTCCTCAACGGATTGACACAACCAACCGAGGGCGAGGTCATCATCAACGAGAAACCGGTCGGCGGGGAGCGGAGCGAGGTCGGCATGGTCTTCCAGATGCACTACCTCATCGAGAGCATGAGCGCGTTCAGAAACGCGCTCACCGGCGCGCTCTCCCGGTCGAACTTCGCACAGAGCGCGCTCACCATGTACCCGGACGAGGACAAACGCGCCGCACTGGAGGCGCTGGACACGGTCGGCCTGCTCGACGAGGCCGGACAGCGCGCCGGGTCGATGAGCGGCGGGCAGAAACAGCGCGTCGGCATCGCCCGGGCGCTGGTGCAGGACCCCGACCTGCTGCTCGCCGACGAACCGGTGTCGAGTCTCGACCCGAAGGCCGCGAAGGACGTGATGCGGTACATGAAGGAGGCGGCCAAAGAGCGCAACCTGACGACCGTCGCCAGCCTCCACCAAGTCAACATCGCCCGCGAGTTCGGCGACCGATTCCTCGGCGTCCGAGACGGCGAACTCATCTTCGACGGCGACCGCGAGGACCTCACGATGGACGTCGTGGACCAGATTTACTACGGCGACGACGAGGCGGCCAAGGAGAGAGCGGAGAATCTCGCCACCACGGCACCCGAGCGAGGTGAGGACGATGAGTAG